The Thermococcus peptonophilus genomic sequence TAGAGTATCCTTGCGTCCCTGTTCGAGAAGTCCAGCCTTCCTCGTTCATCAAGATACTTCTCCAGCTCTGGGAACAGCTTTACCGCTTCCTTTACCGGCAGCCCTAGTTTTCCATCCTTCCAAGTGGGCATAGAGGAAGTAAAATAGCAGAAAAGAAAAGTCTTTCCATTAGAGAAGAGCCAGAGCGGCCATGACTTTCGCGTCTTCCACCATGTTGTCTATCTTGGCGTACTCGTTGGGCTGATGAGCCATTTCATCCAGAGTGGCCCACACAACAGCTGGAATGCCGAGCTTCCTAAAGAAGGCCGCGAAGGTTCCGCCACCGATTCCGCCAACCTTGGCCTCCTTTCCGCGGAGCTTTTTGATGGCTTCCTTCAGGAGAATCACTATCTCGCTGTTCGGATCCGTTGGAGCGGGAGCGTCGAGCCTCTGGAGAATTTCGACCTCTATCTCAGGCAGAACTTTGCCTTCTATCTCCTTTTTGTGTCTTTCCTTAACCTCTTCAGCGAGAACCTTAACGTCGTTGAGAATATCATCGAGGCCGTAATCTGGCAGAACCCTGCAGTCAAAGACGACCTCGTGTTCTCCAGGTGCTATGTTAGGACTGTCAGCGGGGTTCTTGACCATCGTTGGCTCGAAGGTACTCTCTGGGGGTTCAAACAGCTCGTCCCGCCTGTCGTACTTCTCGTGGAGGAGTTTGTCGAGGTGGTAAGCTAAGTCAATGGCGATGCGGTGGGCGTTCAGCCCCTTGTCCGGCATGCTGGCGTGGACCTGCTTACCCTTCACCTTCAGCTTGAACCAGAGGATGCTCTTTTCGGCGACTTCAATGAACGTCCCGTCCTCGTTTCCACCGTCCGGAACAAGGACGAGGTCGTCCTTCCTGAAAAGCTCGGGGTGGTTCTTTATCAGCCACTCAACGCCGTAGTGGCTTCCTGTCTCCTCATCGCTGACGAAGGCGAGGATTACAGTCCTCTTCGGTCTGATTCCAAGGTTCATCATGGCCCTGACGGCATAGAGAGAGGCGACGAGGCTCTGTCCGTTGTCCTCTGCTCCTCTTCCGTAAACCTTACCATCCTTGACAACGGGTTTGAACGGCTCTGTCACCGTCCATTTGCTCAGGTCTCCAGGCGGGACAACGTCGAGGTGAGTCAGAATCCAGAGGCGTGGGCTTTCTTCGCCCTTCTCTCCATAGTAGTACGCCAGGATGCTCGGCCTAACACCGTTCTTGGCCCTCTCGTCAGGCGCTTCATAAACCTCAATCTTGTCGAAGGGCCAGCCCTTTATTATTTCGAGCAGCCTCTGGGCCTTGTCGTACTCTCCTTCGCCGCCGTAGTCCGGGCTTATGGCAGGGATTTTGATGAGTTCGACGAGTGCCTCCACCATCTCGTCTCGGAGCTTGTCAATCT encodes the following:
- a CDS encoding M20 family metallo-hydrolase → MERLETVVKEIDKLRDEMVEALVELIKIPAISPDYGGEGEYDKAQRLLEIIKGWPFDKIEVYEAPDERAKNGVRPSILAYYYGEKGEESPRLWILTHLDVVPPGDLSKWTVTEPFKPVVKDGKVYGRGAEDNGQSLVASLYAVRAMMNLGIRPKRTVILAFVSDEETGSHYGVEWLIKNHPELFRKDDLVLVPDGGNEDGTFIEVAEKSILWFKLKVKGKQVHASMPDKGLNAHRIAIDLAYHLDKLLHEKYDRRDELFEPPESTFEPTMVKNPADSPNIAPGEHEVVFDCRVLPDYGLDDILNDVKVLAEEVKERHKKEIEGKVLPEIEVEILQRLDAPAPTDPNSEIVILLKEAIKKLRGKEAKVGGIGGGTFAAFFRKLGIPAVVWATLDEMAHQPNEYAKIDNMVEDAKVMAALALL